A single window of Candidatus Zixiibacteriota bacterium DNA harbors:
- a CDS encoding HAD hydrolase family protein, with amino-acid sequence MTDRVVERLDREQFIERLKRVRLLALDVDGVLTDDSLYFGPDGFEMKRFNIGDGFLIVLAMRAGLEIAIVSGRYSPATDTRMKDLGVANVLQGQKDKVSMLTPLLERLHIGFDEVAFVGNDLLDLKLARAVGLPIAVADAVDEMQAASMWVTQKKGGFGAVREILTMYFEAIGKDPKEFIRG; translated from the coding sequence ATGACGGACCGTGTTGTAGAAAGGCTCGATCGGGAGCAGTTTATCGAGCGGCTGAAGCGCGTGCGTTTGCTGGCGCTGGATGTCGACGGCGTGCTGACCGACGACAGTCTCTATTTCGGCCCCGATGGGTTCGAGATGAAGCGGTTTAATATCGGCGACGGGTTTTTGATCGTGCTCGCCATGCGGGCCGGTCTGGAAATCGCCATCGTATCCGGCCGGTATTCTCCGGCCACCGACACACGCATGAAAGACCTCGGCGTGGCCAATGTCCTGCAGGGACAAAAGGACAAGGTGTCCATGCTGACGCCGCTGCTCGAACGGCTGCACATCGGATTCGACGAGGTCGCGTTTGTCGGCAACGATCTGCTCGATCTGAAGCTGGCACGAGCGGTGGGACTGCCGATCGCGGTGGCCGATGCAGTCGACGAAATGCAGGCGGCATCGATGTGGGTCACGCAGAAGAAGGGCGGGTTCGGCGCCGTGCGCGAAATACTCACCATGTATTTCGAGGCGATCGGCAAAGACCCGAAGGAGTTTATCAGAGGATGA
- the kdsA gene encoding 3-deoxy-8-phosphooctulonate synthase: MTQIAAGRFFLIAGPCAAESGELCLQIAEQVGQTASRHNLPYVFKASFKKANRLSKGSYAGPGLDEGLAILRRVKERTGLPILTDIHETGEIDAAAEVADILQIPAFLCRQTDLVVGAARTGRWVNIKKGQFLAPDDMAKIAAKAESKKIMLTERGVSFGYHTLVVDFRSLLIMRETGYPVIYDVTHSLQLPGGAGATSSGQPQYVIPMAKAAVAVGIDGLFVETHPDPSKARSDAGAMLPLAKMEQLIEEVLRVREAAHR; encoded by the coding sequence ATGACACAGATCGCAGCCGGAAGATTTTTTCTGATCGCCGGGCCGTGCGCCGCCGAGTCCGGCGAGCTCTGCCTGCAGATCGCCGAGCAGGTCGGCCAGACGGCGTCGCGGCATAACCTGCCGTACGTGTTTAAGGCGTCGTTCAAAAAGGCCAACCGACTTTCGAAAGGCTCATACGCGGGGCCGGGCCTCGACGAGGGACTGGCGATACTGCGACGCGTCAAGGAACGAACCGGCCTCCCGATACTTACCGACATCCACGAAACGGGTGAGATCGACGCGGCCGCCGAGGTAGCGGATATTCTCCAGATACCGGCATTTTTGTGTCGTCAGACCGATCTTGTCGTCGGCGCAGCGCGGACCGGCCGCTGGGTAAACATCAAGAAGGGGCAGTTTCTCGCGCCCGACGACATGGCCAAAATCGCCGCCAAGGCCGAATCCAAAAAAATCATGCTGACCGAACGCGGGGTCAGTTTCGGCTACCACACGCTGGTAGTCGATTTTCGCTCTCTATTAATAATGCGCGAGACCGGATACCCGGTCATTTACGACGTCACGCACTCCCTGCAGTTGCCCGGCGGCGCCGGGGCGACTTCGTCCGGCCAGCCACAGTATGTCATTCCGATGGCAAAGGCCGCCGTGGCGGTCGGTATCGACGGGCTCTTTGTCGAGACGCATCCGGATCCGTCGAAGGCCCGATCGGACGCCGGCGCGATGCTTCCGCTGGCAAAGATGGAACAGCTTATCGAAGAAGTGCTGCGTGTGCGGGAGGCGGCGCACCGATGA
- a CDS encoding DUF4430 domain-containing protein, whose protein sequence is MMANCIQRRQYFFGALMLLLMLMAAGCGDKAERSDSSEQGDLARIELVGRDSTTVLALLMESHQVQYKQSSLGTFVTAIDTLEVTRETYWIYSVNDSNPSVGADRYVTSDSDRVVWHYRVSGW, encoded by the coding sequence ATGATGGCAAATTGTATCCAGCGGCGCCAGTACTTCTTTGGCGCCTTGATGCTTCTGCTGATGCTGATGGCCGCCGGGTGCGGAGACAAAGCCGAGCGGTCGGATTCGTCGGAACAGGGCGACCTGGCCAGAATCGAACTGGTCGGACGTGACTCGACAACCGTATTGGCCCTCTTGATGGAAAGCCACCAGGTGCAGTATAAACAGAGCAGTCTCGGAACATTTGTGACCGCAATCGACACGCTCGAGGTCACCCGCGAAACGTACTGGATCTACTCGGTCAACGACTCGAATCCCAGTGTCGGCGCCGACCGGTACGTTACATCTGACAGCGACCGCGTGGTCTGGCACTACCGCGTGTCGGGGTGGTAA